The Salegentibacter mishustinae genomic interval ATACTTAAACCGGTCCAGAGATTTCTTTGATATAACTTGTAAAGCCCCCAGGCAACTACGACGTCAAATACAACAGTGATCAGGAATGCCAGTATGCCAAATCTGACTATTAAAGCGCTATTCTGAACGGTTTCAAGAGGCGATTCAATGATAGCTTCAAGAACAAAAAAATTGGCGAATATGGCAGCAAAAAAAATTATCCAATAACTTAAACCGGTAATTATTGATAATCTTCTTGCTTCCATTTCAACATATTAAATTTTAAAAATTCCCTAAGTCTAGCATTGAGAAAAGAAATTAAACTATTGCAGTATAGCATCTTACCTAATAAAATTAATATATTTTTTTAAATTTTCGACTATTCTTTTTTCTTCACTATTTTCACAATTCTATTATAAATAATTTCCGCTAAATTCCAGTCATATCCATTGAAATTAGTTGTATTATTAAATTGTATAACAACTGTATCAATATCTTCGTGGTATTCCGCTATACTTTGATAACCAGGGATTAGTCCTGTATGATTGTAAACGTAAACAGAGGAATAAATTTCCTGTTCTCCTTCCTTAAACACCGAACCATCGTTTAATGATCTTATAAAAATACCCACATCCTCTGCTGTTGCCAGCATTAGACCTGTATCTTCAAACTTAAAATCTTGATCAATTCCAACATAATAGCCACTCATAACCTTATCGATATCCACTTCTTGAAGCGAACCAAAAGTGTTTTTTAATCCTAGAGGTATCAAAATTTCTTCTTTGATAAATTGTTGATTTGAGTATCCCAGTGTTTTATCAATTAGATCTTCGATCAACATATAGTTAGTATTGGAGTATCCATAATCTTCTCCAGGTTCAAAATTAGCCGGTAAATCTAATGCGTATTCAAGTGTTTCCTGTCTACTTTCTGGAGGTTCTATCCAGAAGTCGGGATGATCTACAAAATTTGGAATACCACTCCTATGTTGCAACATCATTCTCAAAGTTATTTCTTCTGAATTTTCAATTCT includes:
- a CDS encoding serine hydrolase domain-containing protein — its product is MAKKRVKRILRIVLIVASISSLWFVPWILVKAWILPLPNTVQEQLEEGIDHGFDGMIVYVDHAGKPPEFYAAGWHNREEKIPAYPQALFKIASITKLYVAVATAKLVKAERLSLDKTLADYFPELAGRIENSEEITLRMMLQHRSGIPNFVDHPDFWIEPPESRQETLEYALDLPANFEPGEDYGYSNTNYMLIEDLIDKTLGYSNQQFIKEEILIPLGLKNTFGSLQEVDIDKVMSGYYVGIDQDFKFEDTGLMLATAEDVGIFIRSLNDGSVFKEGEQEIYSSVYVYNHTGLIPGYQSIAEYHEDIDTVVIQFNNTTNFNGYDWNLAEIIYNRIVKIVKKKE